One Flavobacterium sp. 90 DNA segment encodes these proteins:
- a CDS encoding S41 family peptidase, which translates to MKTILKSVLLLFLLAFSLQSCEDQDDVAAPADLQINNFIWKGLNQYYLWQADVPNLADNRFSNQEALNSFLRGYSTPENLFQDLLNKPISKFPKGQAIDRFSWIVEDYTVLEQELQGTSKNDGVDFRLSYKPGSTTELVGFVRYILPNSNASTKAIKRGDLFTGVNGTQLTASNYQSLLGADSYTLNLATYDGTTVTPNGKTVSLAKTTLDENPIFINKVITSGSHKIGYLMYNGFYANYDAQLNAAFADLKTQGITDFVLDLRYNGGGSIQTATRLASMITGQFKDKIFAKIKWNTKVNAYYESEDAESLNDRFVDKMDGAPINSLNLSKIYVITTGGTASASELVINGLVPYISVIKVGETTVGKNVGSITVYDSPTFGKTNRNPNHKYAMQPLVLKIVNAADFGEYTDGLKPTIEQKELIGNLGTLGDPSEPLLSIAISNITGSTGKRAQQGNEKALQAFTDSKAMNGVKNQMYLEKAPEGLLRALK; encoded by the coding sequence ATGAAAACAATTTTAAAGAGCGTATTACTCTTATTCCTACTTGCATTTTCTTTGCAATCCTGCGAAGACCAAGATGATGTTGCAGCTCCTGCCGACTTGCAAATCAATAATTTTATCTGGAAAGGATTAAATCAATATTATTTATGGCAAGCAGACGTACCTAATTTAGCCGATAATCGCTTTAGCAACCAAGAAGCTTTAAATTCATTTTTAAGAGGATATTCTACTCCTGAAAATTTATTTCAGGATTTACTAAACAAACCTATTAGCAAATTCCCGAAAGGTCAGGCAATTGATCGTTTTAGCTGGATTGTTGAAGATTATACTGTCTTAGAACAAGAACTTCAGGGAACTTCCAAGAATGATGGTGTTGATTTCAGACTTAGCTATAAACCAGGAAGTACAACAGAGCTTGTAGGTTTTGTGCGCTATATTCTTCCAAATTCTAATGCATCAACCAAAGCTATAAAACGTGGCGATTTGTTTACGGGAGTAAACGGAACTCAATTAACAGCTTCAAATTATCAATCACTTTTAGGAGCCGATAGTTATACGCTTAATCTTGCTACTTACGACGGAACAACTGTGACGCCAAATGGCAAAACGGTTTCTTTAGCAAAAACCACTTTAGACGAAAATCCTATTTTTATTAATAAAGTGATTACTTCAGGAAGTCACAAGATTGGATATTTGATGTACAACGGATTTTACGCCAATTATGACGCTCAGCTTAATGCGGCTTTCGCCGATTTAAAAACTCAGGGAATTACTGATTTTGTTTTGGATTTAAGATATAACGGAGGTGGCTCTATTCAAACAGCAACACGTTTAGCCAGTATGATTACCGGACAATTTAAAGATAAAATTTTCGCTAAAATAAAATGGAATACAAAAGTAAATGCGTACTACGAAAGTGAAGATGCAGAATCACTTAATGACAGATTTGTAGACAAAATGGACGGAGCGCCAATTAATAGTCTGAATTTGAGTAAAATTTATGTTATCACAACTGGCGGAACTGCATCTGCAAGTGAATTAGTTATAAATGGTTTAGTACCATATATTTCCGTAATTAAAGTAGGTGAAACAACTGTAGGTAAAAACGTAGGCTCAATTACAGTGTATGATTCTCCAACTTTTGGTAAAACAAATAGAAATCCAAATCATAAATATGCAATGCAACCTTTGGTTTTAAAAATTGTAAATGCTGCTGATTTTGGCGAATACACTGATGGTTTAAAACCAACAATTGAGCAAAAGGAACTTATTGGAAATTTAGGAACTTTAGGAGATCCATCTGAGCCATTATTGAGTATTGCAATTTCAAACATTACCGGTTCAACCGGAAAAAGAGCTCAGCAAGGAAACGAAAAAGCATTGCAGGCTTTTACAGATTCTAAAGCTATGAATGGTGTCAAAAACCAAATGTATCTTGAAAAAGCTCCCGAAGGACTTTTGAGAGCATTAAAATAG
- a CDS encoding sigma-70 family RNA polymerase sigma factor: MNQIVFIELVNPFKDKVFRLAKRLLTSTEEAEDATQEVMVKLWNKKDNLDAYNNIEAVAMTMTKNYCLDQLKSKRAGNLKIVHNNFTDREPQLDKKLEDSNSLEWVEKIISQLPEQLQILIQLRDVEQYEFDEIAKIVNMNETAIRVALSRARKKIRESMVNTHSYGIR; encoded by the coding sequence ATGAACCAGATTGTGTTTATAGAATTAGTAAATCCTTTTAAAGACAAAGTTTTTCGTCTGGCAAAAAGATTGCTTACCAGTACCGAGGAAGCCGAAGATGCTACTCAGGAAGTAATGGTGAAATTATGGAATAAAAAAGATAATTTGGATGCATACAATAATATAGAAGCTGTTGCGATGACAATGACTAAAAATTATTGTCTGGATCAGTTAAAATCGAAAAGAGCAGGAAATCTTAAAATAGTCCATAATAATTTTACAGATCGGGAACCTCAATTGGATAAAAAACTGGAAGATTCTAATAGTCTGGAATGGGTTGAGAAAATTATAAGTCAGTTGCCTGAACAACTTCAAATATTAATTCAGTTGCGCGATGTTGAACAATATGAATTTGATGAAATCGCAAAAATTGTCAACATGAATGAAACGGCTATTCGGGTGGCACTTTCGAGAGCGAGAAAAAAAATACGAGAATCAATGGTTAATACACACAGTTATGGAATTAGATAA
- a CDS encoding DUF4252 domain-containing protein, which translates to MKNFIITLVFAFVTQAFYAQGAFDKFDGQDDVTSVIVNKKMFDLMSKVKADGSDKETQQYINLIKKLDYLKVFTTKNPKIEADMKAAADKYIKTAGLEELMRVNDSGKNVRIMVKSGASDTQIKELLMFVDGAKNDETVLLSLTGNFDLNEISVLTDKMQLPGGSDLKKASKGKK; encoded by the coding sequence ATGAAAAATTTCATCATAACACTAGTTTTCGCATTCGTTACACAAGCTTTTTACGCACAAGGTGCTTTTGACAAATTTGATGGTCAGGACGATGTAACATCTGTGATTGTAAACAAAAAAATGTTTGATTTAATGAGTAAAGTAAAAGCTGATGGTTCTGATAAAGAAACGCAGCAGTATATTAATCTGATTAAAAAATTAGACTACTTAAAAGTGTTTACTACGAAGAATCCAAAAATTGAAGCTGATATGAAAGCTGCTGCAGACAAATACATTAAAACTGCTGGTTTAGAAGAATTAATGAGAGTAAACGACAGTGGAAAAAATGTTCGTATAATGGTAAAATCAGGCGCAAGCGATACGCAAATTAAAGAATTGCTAATGTTTGTTGATGGAGCCAAAAACGACGAAACTGTTTTGCTTTCTCTAACCGGTAACTTTGATTTAAACGAAATTTCAGTACTAACGGATAAGATGCAACTTCCTGGTGGTTCTGATCTTAAAAAAGCTTCTAAAGGCAAAAAATAA